One window from the genome of Carcharodon carcharias isolate sCarCar2 chromosome 9, sCarCar2.pri, whole genome shotgun sequence encodes:
- the LOC121282456 gene encoding histone H2B 5-like — translation MGAGGLRAQKCKASKQSLTKITRKPPKKRRKSRKKSYSTNVYRVLTQVHPSSRISSKAMSFMNYFVVDIFERVASEASHLIHHNKRHAISARDIQSAIRLTLPGELVKHTVSEGTKYTNSI, via the exons atgggggcaggaggatTGCGAGCCCAAAA GTGCAAGGCATCGAAGCAGTCACTGACTAAAATCACCAGGAAGCCGCCCAAGAAGCGGAGGAAATCTCGCAAAAAGAGCTATTCCACTaacgtgtacagggtgctgacccaggtccaTCCTTCCAGCAGGATCTCATCCAAGGCCATGAGTTTTATGAATTATTTCGTTGTTGACATTTTTGAGCGTGTCGCCTCCGAGGCTTCGCATCTCATTCACCACAACAAGCGCCACGCCATCTCGGCCAGGGATATCCAAAGCGCCATCCGCCTCACGCTTCCAGGGGAACTAGTCAAACACACTGTCTCCGAAGgcaccaaatacaccaactctATTTAG